Genomic window (SAR202 cluster bacterium):
TGTATTTCTTCTTGGCCCACCTTGAGTATTAAGCATTGTCGGTGATAACGCAACCGCATAAAACGGGGCAGTAACTAATGGATTTAACATAAGCTTTCTTTCATATTCAATGTCTTCACCAAGTTCACATGAATAATTCCATTTGTTAATAGTATCTTGCAATACTG
Coding sequences:
- a CDS encoding FAD-binding protein, whose protein sequence is VLQDTINKWNYSCELGEDIEYERKLMLNPLVTAPFYAVALSPTMLNTQGGPRRNTNAQIIRPDGSPIPRLYSAGELGSIYSYLYQGTGNIGECFAFGRIAARNAVADSPWT